The following coding sequences are from one Melanotaenia boesemani isolate fMelBoe1 chromosome 19, fMelBoe1.pri, whole genome shotgun sequence window:
- the ythdc1 gene encoding YTH domain-containing protein 1 has protein sequence MAADRREDKDGELNVLEDLLTEAPDQDDELYNPESERDVSDKKGIKRKSEGSDSQDLKRLRPSSGHTHTRSLSSNKRGLGSSLSSSKKTSSPRGRHTTTYRHDYYEARKGRRGPREVPRSRGGDDGRRRESQRGLDSLCQKLRRDERRESPSPHDEDNQSEEEAAAEYCSEQASGSSSPTASHVEEEEEEEDQEEEEGMEEEEEEEEEEEEEGEKEDEDEEEEYDERRGGGEGNDYDTRSEAGDSHSATSVSFSDDGESAHSGSASEGSGSEKKHEKLSSSVRAVRKGMENPTSRLRYILRDARFFLIKSNNHENVSLAKAKGVWSTLPVNEKKLNAAFRSARSVILVFSVRESGKFQGFARLASESHHGGSPIHWVLPAGMNAKMLGGVFKIDWLCRRELPFIKTSHLSNPWNENKPVKIGRDGQEIQADVGAQLCALFPLDENVDVHQVARRVRHKRRTPSEPRPRGRPPQREPGRRRPEEYDLHGRKRPRADGPPDFSQRAGFIQDPRNQPVDRRFSSIRRDVFLNGSYNDYMRDYHHSVGPPAPWQTLAAYPGVEQQPPHHPPYYHHSHPPPPPHQAYHHHHPPLPPHEAPPPRFRDKQRAPPHRTFTSSPHDYDMRVDDFLRRTQAVVSSRRERERQRERERGGPRRDRDRERARDRDRERERDKERGRYRR, from the exons ATGGCGGCCGACAGGCGCGAGGACAAAG ACGGCGAGCTCAACGTTCTGGAGGACCTGCTGACCGAAGCTCCGGATCAGGACGACGAGCTCTACAATCCAGAGTCCGAGCGCGATGTCAGCGACAAGAAAG GAATAAAAAGGAAGAGCGAGGGCTCTGACAGCCAGGATCTGAAGAGGCTCCGCCCCTCGTCAGGCCACACCCACACCAGGTCATTGTCCTCAAATAAAAGAGGCCTTGGGTCTTCGTTGTCGTCCTCTAAGAAGACGTCCAGCCCCCGTGGCCGCCACACCACCACCTACCGTCACGACTACTATGAGGCGCGAAAGGGCCGCCGAGGGCCCCGGGAGGTCCCTCGAAGCCGTGGAGGAGATGATGGACGCCGCCGGGAGTCACAGAGGGGCCTGGACAGTCTGTGTCAG AAGCTTCGGCGTGACGAGCGGAGGGAAAGCCCCTCCCCCCATGATGAGGACAACCAATcagaggaggaagcagcagcagagtacTGCTCAGAACAGGCGTCAGGAAGCTCCTCCCCCACTGCCTCCCAtgtagaggaagaggaagaggaggaagatcaggaggaggaggagggtatggaggaagaggaggaggaagaggaagaagaagaggaagaaggagagaaagaagatgaggatgaggaggaagaataCGATGAGCGTCGAGGTGGTGGCGAGGGAAACGACTATGACACTCGCAGTGAGGCCGGAGATTCACACTCCGCCACTTCCGTCAGTTTCTCCGATGATGGCGAGTCGGCACACTCAGGCTCCGCCTCCGAGGGATCAG GCTCAGAGAAGAAGCACGAGAAGTTGTCGTCGTCGGTGCGAGCCGTTCGCAAAGGGATGGAAA ATCCCACCAGCAGGCTGCGCTACATCCTGAGAGATGCTCGATTCTTCCTCATCAAGAGCAACAACCACGAGAACGTTTCCCTGGCTAAGGCAAAG GGTGTCTGGTCAACGCTGCCGGTCAACGAGAAGAAGCTGAACGCAGCGTTCCGCTCAGCTCGAAGTGTGATCCTGGTCTTCTCCGTGAGGGAAAGTGGGAAGTTTCAAG GTTTTGCGCGGTTGGCATCAGAGTCTCATCATGGCGGATCTCCTATCCACTGGGTTCTTCCTGCTGGCATGAATGCCAAAATGTTGGGAGGAGTCTTCAAGATCGACTGGCTGTGCAG GAGGGAGCTTCCTTTCATCAAGACGTCCCACCTGTCCAACCCCTGGAACGAAAACAAGCCAGTGAAAATCGGCCGTGACGGACAG GAAATCCAGGCGGACGTCGGCGCTCAGCTCTGCGCTCTGTTCCCTCTGGATGAGAACGTGGACGTCCACCAGGTGGCTCGCCGCGTTCGTCACAAGCGCCGGACGCCGTCAGAGCCGCGGCCTCGAGGCCGACCGCCACAGCGTGAACCAGGAAG GCGTCGCCCTGAGGAGTACGACCTCCACGGCAGGAAGCGACCACGAGCCGACGGTCCGCCAGACTTCAGTCAGCGTGCAG GGTTCATCCAGGACCCACGAAACCAGCCGGTGGACAG GAGGTTCTCCAGCATTAGACGGGACGTGTTCCTGAACGGG TCCTACAATGACTACATGAGGGACTACCACCACAGTGTTGGGCCGCCTGCTCCCTGGCAGACTCTG GCAGCGTATCCCGGCGTAGAGCAGCagcccccccaccacccccCCTACTACCACCACAGCCAccccccgccccctcctcaCCAGGCCTACCATCATCACCACCCCCCCCTTCCACCCCATGAGGCTCCGCCCCCTCGCTTCAGAGATAAGCAGCGTGCGCCGCCACACCGAACCTTCACCTCCAGCCCG CATGACTACGACATGCGAGTGGACGACTTTCTGCGGAGGACGCAGGCAGTTGTGAGCAGCCGGCGGGAGCGCGAGCGGCAGCGGGAGCGTGAGCGTGGCGGGCCTCGCCGCGACCGGGACCGAGAGCGGGCGAGGGAcagagatagagaaagagaaagggacaaGGAGAGGGGGCGGTACCGAAGGTGA